The DNA region GTGCTCGTCTCCAGAGGTACAAGTGTCAGTGTATCGCCGATTCGTGATCGGGATGCGGTGGAATCTGCTTACGGTGATCCTGCCGGGCCAGGACTTCGGCGAAATGCTGGGGGCGTGCGGCGGTGTTCTGGGTGATCTGCTCCTGGCAACTGAAGCCGTCACTGACGATGATGGCGTCTTTATTGTTGCGGACAGAGGGCAGGAGAACTCGTTCGCCGAGAGTTTGGGAGATTTTATATTTGTCCTCTTCAAAGCCGAAGGGACCGGCCATGCCGCAGCAGCCGGAGTCGAGGAGCTGTACGTCGGCTCCGGTGGCGCGGAGGATCTGCATCTCGTCCTTCATGCTCATCGTGGCGTGGTGATGGCAGTGGCCGTGGACGATGATCTTTTTGTCGATCTGCGGGGGGCGGTAATTCGGAGCGTGCTTCACTAAAAATTCGCTGAGCAGCAGGGTCTGGTCGCGGAGCTTTGCGGCGCGGGGATCGTTGGGCAACAGGTTGGTCAGCTCGTCGCGGAAGACGGACGCACAGCTTGGCTCGAGGACGACGATGGGGGTTCCGGCGGCAAGTTGCGGAGCGAGAGCGTCGAGGATTTTGAGGAGATAGTTCTTGGCAGTGTCCAGCATGCCGAAGTCGTAGAGGGGGCGACCGCAGCAGAGGTGTTGGCTGGGTAGGCCTACGCGGAAGCCTGCGTCGGTCAGGACAGAGTAAGCCGCACGCATGGTGGAGGGGTGGAAATAATTGTTAAAGGTGTCCGCCCAGAGAAACACGTCTTTACCGGTGACAGGTTGCGATTTGCGGCGCTCGCGCGTGAAGGGTCTGGCGAAGCGCGGCATGGTGCGTTTGGGGTGAATATGCAAGACGGACTTCATCAGGCTGCCGATGACGGGCGCGTTGTTGATGGCGTTGACCAGACCCGGTGCGATGGAGGCGAGGCGCGCCCAACGATCGATGCGTCCGAAGGCGTAGTGAAAGAGGGGGCGGGATGCGTGCTCGTAATGATGGGCGAGGAACTCGGCTTTGTAGGTGGCCATGTCCACGCTGGTGGGGCACTCGCTCTTGCAGGCCTTGCAGGAGAGGCAGAGGTCGAGCGATTCCCTGACCTGCTCGTTCTTCCACTGGTCGGGGAGAACTTCGCCTTGCATCAACTCCCACAGAAGATGCGCGCGGCCCCGGGTGGAGTAGAGTTCTTCGCCGGTGGCCATAAAGCTGGGGCACATGGTTCCGGCATCCTGTTTGCGGCAGGCGCCTACGCCTACGCAGCGGAGAGTTGCAGCGGCGAACGAGCCGTCGTTCTCGGCGTAGGCGAAGTGGGTTTTGGGCTGCCAAGGCTTGTAGTCGGCTCCGAGGCGAAGGTCTTCGTGGGGCTGGTGCGGGTCGATGAGGTTGCTGGGGTTGAGCCGGTGGTCGGGGTCCCAGAGCTGTTTGAACTCGCGGAAGGCCTGCATGAGTTCGGGGCCATACATTTTGGGGAGGAGCGCGGCGCGGGCCTGGCCGTCACCGTGTTCGCCGGAGAGTGAGCCGCCGTGGGCCACCACAATATCTGCTGCGCGGTCGATGAACTGGCGGAAGGCCAGCACGCCTGATTCGGATTCGAAGTCGAAATTGAAACGCATGTGCACACAGCCCTGGCCAAAGTGGCCGTACATGGGGCTGGTGTAGTTGAACTCCCGCATGAGGGCATCGATTGCGCGGAGATAGGAGCCCTCCTGTGTGGGATCGACGGCAGCGTCTTCCCAGCCCTCCCAGTGCATGGACTGGCCTGGGACAAAGGCGGTGGCTCCGAGGCCGGACTCGCGAATGAGCCAGACACGGTGAGCTTCGTCGCTGTTATAGATGCGGCAGGTTGGTTTTGCGGGGAGATCTTTCAGAGCGGCGGCGAGTGAGTGTGCCTGCTGGTCGGCGTCGGCCTGACTGTCCGCGCCAAACTCGATGAGCAGGAAGCCGCGGCCTTCGGGAAGGAGTGACAGGTCTTCTTCCAGCTTGTGCTTTTTGCGAAGGGAGTCGAGGAGATGGCCGTCCATACCTTCGAGGCCGATGGGTTTATGGGTGAGGAGTTGGGGGACATGGTCTGCCGCGATGAAGATGTCTTCGAAGCCGATGCCAACGAGTGTACGGCACTGCGGACTCTTCATGAGGCGCAGCGTTGCTCCAAGGACGATGGCGCAGGTGCCTTCGCTGCCTACCAGCGCACGGGCTACGTTGAAGCCATTTTCGGGAAGGAGTTCGTCCAGGTTGAAGCCGGAGACGCGGCGCGGGATGCGGGGAAACTCTGCACGGACGAGGTTCGCGTAGGAGTCACGGAGCCGTTTGAGCTCGGCGTAGATGCCGCCGATACGGCCTCCGGCGGCAATGTGATTTTCAAGCTCGGCTGCGGTGGTGGGGCCTACGGTGAGACGGGTTCCGTCGTAGAGAAGGAGGTCGAGCGATTCGATGTTGTCGACGGTCTTACCGCCCATCAGGGCGTGGACGCCGCAGGAGTTGTTGCCGATCATGCCGCCGAGAGTGCATCGGCTATGCGTGGCGGGGTCGGGGGCGAAGGTGAGTTCGTGCTTCTCTGCCGCTTCGCGGACGCGGTCGAGCACGATGCCGGGTTGGACATGGACGGTGCGGCCGACGGGATCGACTTCCCCCATTTTGTTCATGTACTTCGAGAAATCGAGGATGACGGCGGCGTTGCAACATTGACCGGCGAGCGAGGTGCCCGCTCCGCGAGAGAGGATAGGAGCGTTGAAGCTGCGGCAGATGGCTACGGTGTTGATGACGTCGAGTTCGTCGTGAGGAATGACGAGGCCGATGGGGATGTGGCGGTAGTTGGAAGAGTCGGTGGAGTAGCTGGCTTTGGAGGCTGCGTCGAAGCGGACTTCGCCTCGGATCTTTGCACGGAGCTGCTTTTCAAGCTCGGAGGCGGAGGCGAATTGTTCGTGCCAGCGAGCGTGAGAGCTGGGAAGAAGGACAAAGGGCGACGCGGTAGACATGAAGGTACTGCACTCCGAACAGTACCCTCATTTT from Edaphobacter paludis includes:
- a CDS encoding FAD-binding and (Fe-S)-binding domain-containing protein, translated to MSTASPFVLLPSSHARWHEQFASASELEKQLRAKIRGEVRFDAASKASYSTDSSNYRHIPIGLVIPHDELDVINTVAICRSFNAPILSRGAGTSLAGQCCNAAVILDFSKYMNKMGEVDPVGRTVHVQPGIVLDRVREAAEKHELTFAPDPATHSRCTLGGMIGNNSCGVHALMGGKTVDNIESLDLLLYDGTRLTVGPTTAAELENHIAAGGRIGGIYAELKRLRDSYANLVRAEFPRIPRRVSGFNLDELLPENGFNVARALVGSEGTCAIVLGATLRLMKSPQCRTLVGIGFEDIFIAADHVPQLLTHKPIGLEGMDGHLLDSLRKKHKLEEDLSLLPEGRGFLLIEFGADSQADADQQAHSLAAALKDLPAKPTCRIYNSDEAHRVWLIRESGLGATAFVPGQSMHWEGWEDAAVDPTQEGSYLRAIDALMREFNYTSPMYGHFGQGCVHMRFNFDFESESGVLAFRQFIDRAADIVVAHGGSLSGEHGDGQARAALLPKMYGPELMQAFREFKQLWDPDHRLNPSNLIDPHQPHEDLRLGADYKPWQPKTHFAYAENDGSFAAATLRCVGVGACRKQDAGTMCPSFMATGEELYSTRGRAHLLWELMQGEVLPDQWKNEQVRESLDLCLSCKACKSECPTSVDMATYKAEFLAHHYEHASRPLFHYAFGRIDRWARLASIAPGLVNAINNAPVIGSLMKSVLHIHPKRTMPRFARPFTRERRKSQPVTGKDVFLWADTFNNYFHPSTMRAAYSVLTDAGFRVGLPSQHLCCGRPLYDFGMLDTAKNYLLKILDALAPQLAAGTPIVVLEPSCASVFRDELTNLLPNDPRAAKLRDQTLLLSEFLVKHAPNYRPPQIDKKIIVHGHCHHHATMSMKDEMQILRATGADVQLLDSGCCGMAGPFGFEEDKYKISQTLGERVLLPSVRNNKDAIIVSDGFSCQEQITQNTAARPQHFAEVLARQDHRKQIPPHPDHESAIH